A stretch of Mastomys coucha isolate ucsf_1 unplaced genomic scaffold, UCSF_Mcou_1 pScaffold3, whole genome shotgun sequence DNA encodes these proteins:
- the Trim31 gene encoding E3 ubiquitin-protein ligase TRIM31, whose translation MAGQPLASQLQEDVTCPICMEILQDPVTIDCGHNFCLQCISQVGKMSESIRCPLCKLSVRKNAFRPNKLLASLAEKIQTMDPADIQPEKDDSRCKRHKEKLHYFCEQDGAFLCVVCRDSKDHKPHDVTLIDEAAQNYKVQIESQAQDLGQKDKEIIEEKKRGEGAIWTFRAQMDLERLKILEEFRLLRQRLDEEESFLLTRLGWLEQQGAKQLRQYVTVTEKQLNSLRNLNKSLKLRLQSSSMELLKDIKDALSRGKEFQFVNPTPVPEDLEKKRSEAKARHESIIKTLTELRDNMGAEGKKDKSAFMNSLNKEEKESWSLLQKNISMLPTSVPVTLDKASADPDLTFTQDLKKVTLYIVAEKASSRQAKPRPFYPFHCVRGSPSLSSGRQVWEAEIQGPSGGPCMVGVATEMARGSQSQNFSTKSCLWALRISPSTCQPFTNCKAQEQLQVCLKKVGVYVNHDGGEVVFYDAITSKHVYTFQTSFDGKVFPLLGLQVACSHITLSP comes from the exons ATGGCAGGCCAACCGCTGGCCAGCCAACTGCAGGAGGATGTGACCTGCCCCATCTGCATGGAAATTCTACAAGATCCTGTCACCATTGACTGTGGGCACAACTTCTGCCTGCAGTGTATCAGTCAGGTGGGGAAAATGTCAGAAAGTATCCGGTGTCCGCTCTGCAAACTCTCTGTGAGGAAGAATGCGTTCAGGCCCAATAAGCTGCTGGCTAGTCTTGCAGAGAAGATCCAGACTATGGATCCGGCTGACATCCAACCGGAAAAGGATGACTCCAGATGTAAGAGGCACAAGGAAAAGCTACATTACTTCTGCGAGCAGGATGGGGCGTTCCTCTGTGTGGTGTGTCGTGACTCCAAGGACCACAAACCCCACGATGTCACCTTGATAGATGAGGCTGCCCAGAACTACAAG GTGCAGATTGAGTCACAGGCCCAGGATTTGGGGCAAAAGGACAAGGAAATAATTGAAGAGAAAAAACGAGGTGAAGGGGCAATCTGGACGTTCAGG GCCCAGATGGATCTAGAGAGACTAAAGATCCTTGAGGAATTCAGGCTCCTGCGTCAGAGACTGGATGAGGAAGAGAGTTTCCTCCTGACCAGGCTGGGCTGGTTGGAGCAGCAGGGAGCCAAGCAGTTGAGACAATACGTCACTGTGACAGAGAAGCAGCTGAACTCCCTAAGGAATCTCAATAAGTCCTTGAAACTAAGGCTGCAGTCATCATCCATGGAGCTACTGAAG gACATTAAAGACGCCTTGAGCAG GGGTAAGGAATTTCAGTTTGTCAACccaactccagttcctgaggacCTGGAGAAAAAACGCAGTGAAGCAAAAGCAAGACATGAGTCCATCATAAAAACCCTGACAGAACTCAGAG ATAACATGGGTGCCGAAGGGAAGAAAGATAAAAGCGCATTCATGAACAGCCTgaataaagaggaaaaggagagct GGAGCCTGTTACAGAAGAATATCTCAATGTTGCCCACCTCAG TCCCTGTGACCCTGGACAAGGCCTCAGCTGACCCAGACCTCACCTTTACTCAGGATCTGAAGAAAGTGACCTTGTATATTGTAGCTGAAAAAGCTTCCAGTAGGCAGGCAAAACCTCGACCATTCTACCCTTTCCACTGCGTGAGGGGTTCCCCAAGCCTTTCCTCAGGCCGCCAGGTGTGGGAGGCAGAAATCCAGGGGCCCTCAGGGGGGCCATGCATGGTGGGCGTGGCTACAGAAATGGCGCGAGGGTCCCAGAGTCAAAACTTCAGCACGAAGAGCTGCTTATGGGCACTGCGGATCTCACCCTCTACGTGCCAGCCATTCACCAACTGTAAAGCCCAGGAGCAACTCCAGGTCTGTCTTAAGAAAGTGGGTGTCTATGTGAATCATGATGGTGGGGAGGTCGTCTTCTACGACGCCATCACTAGCAAACACGTCTATACTTTCCAAACTTCCTTTGACGGCAAGGTCTTCCCCCTTCTTGGCCTCCAAGTTGCTTGCAGCCATATCACCCTGAGTCCTTAG